One part of the Coleofasciculus sp. FACHB-T130 genome encodes these proteins:
- a CDS encoding nucleoside hydrolase, with protein sequence MSKKLVLMDHDGGVDDYLATMLLMTMDDVQPLGIVVTPADCYVQPGVSATRKILDLMGRSEVPVAESTVRGINPFPRLFRRDSFVVDHLPILNERETIQTPLVPESGQKFMVRSLQAAPAPVTLMVTGPLTTVATALDMAPEIEGKIEKIVWMGGALNVPGNVSRDIEPGQDGSAEWNVYWDPISANRVWQTSIPIVLCPLDLTNNVPVTSEVVRQLGKQRRYPISDLAGQCYALVIPQDYYFWDILATAYLAHPEFYEVREEETIIVATGISQGRTKVEPGARKIRVMQKVDKERFYDYILQQWAR encoded by the coding sequence ATGTCCAAAAAACTGGTACTCATGGATCACGATGGCGGCGTTGATGATTATCTCGCCACGATGCTGCTGATGACAATGGATGACGTTCAGCCACTTGGCATCGTTGTGACGCCAGCAGATTGCTATGTTCAGCCAGGGGTGAGTGCTACGCGCAAGATTCTAGATTTGATGGGACGTTCAGAAGTGCCAGTGGCAGAAAGTACGGTGCGCGGGATTAATCCATTTCCACGCCTATTTCGCCGCGATTCGTTTGTTGTCGATCATCTTCCAATTCTTAACGAACGAGAAACAATTCAGACACCGCTAGTGCCAGAATCGGGTCAGAAATTTATGGTGCGATCGCTCCAAGCTGCACCCGCACCCGTCACACTGATGGTAACTGGCCCTTTGACAACAGTAGCCACTGCACTGGATATGGCACCGGAGATTGAAGGGAAAATCGAGAAAATTGTTTGGATGGGAGGTGCGTTGAATGTTCCGGGTAACGTTAGCCGCGATATCGAACCAGGACAAGATGGTTCGGCTGAATGGAATGTCTACTGGGACCCCATCTCAGCAAATCGAGTTTGGCAAACATCAATCCCCATCGTACTTTGCCCATTAGACCTGACTAACAATGTGCCGGTGACTTCAGAAGTAGTGCGCCAATTAGGTAAACAGCGGCGTTATCCTATTTCCGATTTAGCAGGGCAATGTTATGCGCTGGTGATTCCTCAAGATTATTATTTTTGGGATATTTTAGCGACGGCTTACCTTGCTCATCCGGAGTTTTATGAAGTGCGAGAAGAGGAGACAATAATTGTGGCTACTGGCATCAGTCAAGGACGAACCAAAGTGGAACCAGGTGCGAGGAAAATTCGGGTGATGCAAAAGGTAGATAAGGAGCGATTCTACGATTACATTTTGCAGCAATGGGCGCGTTAA